The following proteins come from a genomic window of Crassostrea angulata isolate pt1a10 chromosome 1, ASM2561291v2, whole genome shotgun sequence:
- the LOC128160559 gene encoding uncharacterized protein LOC128160559: MAWKETFSTSSTSLKVSMALAPLQAIVYIIGYSTNYWVTAKNTSVNTGSLLNKLGFKVSNGLWGSKMCLLNQCQTIEFGSIPDWLHVTRLFATLALIGFVVTTVGVFVCLFVTQLSQRRILHILTCVVATSTAVCVLVAVIIYGTQYNNLDQRFLTQTDKDPSWSYGLCVAALILDIITSILLAINALRKPII; this comes from the exons ATGGCGTGGAAAGAAACTTTTTCAACCTCCTCCACTTCACTAAAAGTGTCCATGGCTCTGGCTCCGCTCCAGGCAATAGTTTATATCATTGGATACTCAACCAACTACTGGGTGACAGCAAAAAATACATCAGTAAACACTGGTTCCTTGTTAAACAAGCTTGGATTCAAAGTCTCCAACGGTTTATGGGGAAGTAAAATGTGCCTGCTGAACCAGTGCCAGACAATTGAATTCGGTTCCATACCAG ACTGGCTACATGTGACAAGACTGTTTGCAACGCTTGCTCTGATTGGGTTCGTGGTGACCACTGTTGgtgtgtttgtctgtctgtttgtgaCACAGCTATCACAGAGGCGGATCCTACACATTTTGACGTGTGTGGTGGCGACTTCAACAG CTGTCTGTGTGTTGGTAGCCGTGATCATTTACGGTACTCAGTACAACAATCTGGATCAACGGTTCCTGACCCAGACAGACAAGGACCCATCCTGGTCCTACGGTCTGTGCGTGGCGGCTCTAATTTTAGACATCATCACCTCCATCCTGTTGGCCATCAACGCTCTGAGAAAACCCATCATCTAG